A window of Bacteroidota bacterium contains these coding sequences:
- a CDS encoding sulfite exporter TauE/SafE family protein produces the protein MNTIIILLCVGLLAGILSGMVGIGGGIIIVPALVYFLGVSQHTAQGTTLAMFLMPIGILGVFNYYKAGHVDVKTALIIAITFVLGSFVGSKIAIGLDQTMVKRIFGVIILIISIKMILGK, from the coding sequence ATGAACACGATAATTATTTTATTATGTGTTGGCCTTCTTGCCGGCATACTAAGCGGTATGGTTGGTATTGGCGGCGGGATCATTATTGTTCCCGCATTGGTTTATTTTTTAGGAGTAAGTCAGCATACCGCGCAGGGAACAACCCTTGCCATGTTTTTAATGCCGATCGGGATTTTGGGCGTGTTCAACTATTATAAGGCAGGGCATGTGGATGTTAAAACCGCATTGATCATTGCAATAACCTTTGTATTGGGAAGTTTTGTCGGCTCAAAAATTGCCATTGGTCTCGATCAAACTATGGTGAAAAGGATCTTCGGAGTTATTATCCTGATCATCTCCATTAAAATGATCTTAGGAAAATAG
- a CDS encoding PD40 domain-containing protein — protein sequence MNFLIKYFSASSRLYKLLISGVFVLFISVSALGQFYYGSQMDFGKNRLQYKKDLYWTYSAYNRYEVYYYEGGKDIANYVAKSAQKNLVELERMFDYQSDERIQFIVYNKQSEFKQSNLGLANDEQYNIGGVTRIVGTKVVVYFEGDHQKLEEQIRGGIAEVLINQMMYGGNLKDMFKNATLLALPEWFMKGLVSHVANKWNADVDNKVRDGILNGRYNKFNRLTGADALYAGHSIWNYIAETYGDGVISNVLYMTRVSRNVESAFLFVLGVSMKSLSRDYLAYYQLHYDDQDKTKSLPTQVPVVKKPRVTRVYTQAKISPDGNYMVYVTNELGQYKVWLQNLKESKKPKRIIKSGHKLDRINDYSYPLLAWHPTGLLFSIITEEKGELYLTQYTLETRDRAKRTIINFDKILDFSYSDDGKKFAMSAVQKGQSDIFVFTAASNGFEQITKDIYDDLNPRFVHGSKEIVFSSNRPNDTIRFETENNYKANMRPTKDLFVFNYISKANTLRRLTDTPTINETNPADYDSLNYSFVSDQSGIRNRYIAHFDSVISYVDTSAHYRFVVSGQPVTNFSRNIIEQDINVKANKYVDIIYSNGKYWMYSGSISPVTALVPLELKNTAFRDDRLKEERKGPQKKTESQLTIIPVETSPVKISETLPVKRDSGYVDINNYTFENEKGRSVQKKEEVKKEEPKPPLIVVPPAVMTDSIRAIAKRDSLKKEFKLSPQKNYYINFATDYVVTQLDNSYLNSSYQRFTGGGSPVYLNPGFNGLFKIGLSDLFEDYRIVSGIRLGTNLDNNEYFMSYENRVHNLDRQLVLHRQSFQTVAGGSMVKLLTHDAKYSWKLPFSEVACIKGTATLRNDRTVYLATDQPALQKDYIYETWASGKVEYIFDNTLNRGLNLFNGTRLKVFAEYYRRIDRSSSILPSPVLAMLGEKNSAAVKDDGTDFVVAGFDVRHYQKIHRNLIWASRIAGSTSFGKQKLVYYMGGVDNWFSPRFDNSINIATDQNYAYQTLATPVRGFYQNIRNGNTFVVLNNELRWPIFKYFFNRPIRSDFINNFQIIGFGDLGTAWTGPDPYSSTNSLNTRIVNRGPITVTISSKREPLVGGYGFGLRSRIWGYFVRVDWAWGVEDRIILPRILYLSFSLDF from the coding sequence TTGAACTTTCTTATTAAATATTTTTCTGCCTCTTCCCGTCTGTATAAACTGCTTATTTCAGGGGTTTTTGTCCTGTTTATTTCTGTTTCCGCTCTCGGTCAGTTTTATTATGGATCTCAAATGGATTTTGGGAAGAATCGCTTACAGTATAAAAAGGATCTGTATTGGACCTATTCGGCCTACAACCGCTATGAAGTATATTATTATGAAGGTGGTAAGGATATCGCTAATTATGTTGCCAAATCGGCTCAAAAAAATCTTGTTGAATTGGAACGGATGTTCGATTACCAGTCCGATGAACGTATACAATTCATTGTTTACAATAAACAAAGTGAGTTCAAGCAAAGTAACCTGGGCCTTGCAAATGATGAGCAGTATAACATTGGAGGGGTAACCCGCATTGTCGGAACCAAGGTGGTTGTTTATTTTGAGGGCGATCACCAGAAACTTGAGGAGCAGATTAGGGGAGGAATTGCTGAGGTGCTCATCAATCAGATGATGTATGGAGGTAATTTAAAGGACATGTTTAAGAATGCCACATTACTTGCCCTGCCCGAGTGGTTCATGAAGGGGCTCGTGTCGCATGTGGCGAATAAATGGAATGCAGATGTTGACAACAAGGTTAGGGACGGGATATTGAACGGACGTTACAATAAATTTAACAGGCTCACAGGTGCCGACGCACTTTATGCAGGACATTCTATATGGAACTATATTGCCGAAACATATGGCGATGGTGTTATTTCGAATGTATTGTATATGACGCGCGTCAGCCGTAATGTGGAAAGCGCTTTTCTTTTTGTACTTGGGGTTTCAATGAAAAGCCTCTCGCGCGACTACCTGGCCTATTACCAGCTCCATTACGATGATCAGGATAAAACAAAATCGTTGCCAACTCAGGTTCCTGTAGTTAAAAAGCCCAGGGTTACACGTGTTTATACGCAGGCTAAGATAAGCCCGGATGGCAATTACATGGTTTATGTTACCAATGAACTCGGGCAATATAAAGTGTGGCTGCAAAATTTAAAGGAGAGTAAAAAACCAAAACGAATTATTAAATCGGGCCACAAGCTTGATCGCATCAATGATTATTCATATCCCTTGCTCGCCTGGCATCCCACCGGTTTGCTGTTCTCAATTATTACCGAAGAGAAAGGCGAACTTTATTTAACTCAATACACATTGGAGACACGCGATAGAGCGAAACGCACTATCATCAATTTTGATAAAATACTTGATTTTTCGTATTCAGATGACGGAAAGAAATTTGCCATGTCGGCTGTACAAAAGGGGCAGAGCGATATTTTTGTTTTTACTGCTGCGTCAAACGGGTTTGAGCAGATCACCAAAGATATTTATGATGACCTTAACCCGCGATTCGTCCATGGTTCAAAGGAAATTGTTTTCAGTTCCAATCGCCCCAATGATACGATTCGTTTTGAAACAGAAAACAATTACAAGGCCAATATGCGGCCTACGAAAGATCTGTTCGTGTTCAATTATATTTCAAAAGCAAATACGCTTCGCCGGCTTACAGATACTCCGACAATCAATGAGACCAATCCTGCTGATTACGACAGCCTGAACTATTCTTTCGTAAGTGATCAGAGTGGTATCCGGAATAGGTACATCGCTCATTTCGACAGCGTGATAAGCTATGTGGATACATCGGCGCATTACCGTTTTGTGGTTAGTGGCCAACCCGTAACTAATTTTTCACGAAACATTATTGAGCAGGATATTAATGTCAAAGCGAATAAGTATGTAGATATTATTTATTCGAATGGGAAGTACTGGATGTATTCCGGCAGTATAAGTCCTGTAACCGCTTTGGTGCCCCTTGAGTTGAAGAATACAGCTTTCCGGGATGACAGGCTCAAGGAAGAGCGTAAGGGTCCGCAAAAAAAGACAGAGTCACAGTTAACTATAATCCCTGTGGAAACATCACCGGTAAAAATATCCGAAACGCTGCCTGTGAAGAGAGATAGCGGATATGTAGACATTAATAATTATACGTTTGAAAACGAAAAGGGAAGATCGGTTCAAAAGAAAGAAGAGGTAAAAAAGGAAGAGCCTAAGCCTCCCCTTATTGTTGTTCCTCCCGCGGTTATGACGGATTCTATAAGGGCAATAGCAAAGCGCGATTCCCTCAAAAAGGAATTTAAATTGTCTCCGCAAAAGAATTATTATATCAACTTTGCCACTGATTATGTTGTAACCCAGCTCGATAATAGTTATCTGAACTCTTCGTATCAGAGGTTCACCGGCGGAGGAAGTCCTGTTTACCTGAATCCCGGTTTCAACGGTCTTTTTAAAATTGGACTCAGTGATCTGTTTGAGGATTATAGGATAGTATCCGGTATTCGTTTAGGTACCAATCTCGACAATAATGAATATTTCATGAGTTATGAGAACCGCGTACATAACCTCGACAGGCAGCTTGTGTTGCATCGTCAGTCTTTTCAAACGGTTGCAGGGGGTTCAATGGTTAAGCTTTTAACACATGACGCAAAGTATTCGTGGAAATTGCCGTTCAGTGAAGTGGCCTGTATAAAGGGAACTGCCACTTTGCGTAATGATCGTACGGTTTACCTGGCAACAGACCAACCCGCACTTCAGAAAGATTACATTTATGAAACATGGGCTTCAGGTAAAGTTGAATATATATTCGATAATACGCTTAACAGGGGGTTAAATCTGTTCAACGGTACGAGGTTGAAAGTGTTCGCGGAGTATTACAGGAGAATTGATCGTTCAAGTTCTATTCTTCCTTCACCAGTGCTGGCCATGCTGGGTGAAAAAAATTCGGCAGCAGTGAAAGATGATGGTACCGACTTTGTTGTCGCGGGTTTTGATGTGCGGCATTACCAGAAAATTCACCGTAATCTGATATGGGCAAGCCGTATAGCAGGTAGTACCTCTTTCGGAAAACAAAAGCTGGTTTATTATATGGGCGGAGTTGATAACTGGTTTTCGCCCCGCTTCGATAATTCCATTAACATTGCCACAGATCAAAACTACGCGTACCAGACACTGGCAACACCTGTTCGCGGCTTTTACCAGAATATCCGTAACGGGAATACCTTTGTTGTGCTGAATAATGAATTGCGTTGGCCCATCTTTAAATATTTCTTCAACCGTCCTATTCGTTCCGACTTCATTAATAATTTTCAGATCATAGGCTTTGGTGATCTGGGTACAGCCTGGACCGGACCTGATCCATACTCTTCCACAAATTCATTGAATACCCGCATAGTTAACAGGGGGCCGATCACTGTTACAATATCATCGAAGCGGGAACCATTGGTGGGTGGATATGGTTTTGGTTTACGGAGCAGGATCTGGGGTTATTTTGTGCGTGTTGATTGGGCGTGGGGTGTGGAGGACAGGATAATATTGCCGCGCATACTTTACCTTTCATTTAGTCTGGATTTTTAA
- a CDS encoding FAD-dependent monooxygenase, whose protein sequence is MNSKRTTIIGAGLVGSLLSIYLAKRGYKVSVFERRPDMRKNRISAGRSINLALSDRGWRGLEGVGISDEIKKVAIPMKGRMIHAIDGKTNFQPYGKDEQAIYSVSRGGLNCVLMDLAERNGVEIHFNERCTSIDLKVSAAHFENAETKKGTTQSDGRIFGTDGAFSVARTQMQLSTDRFNYQQFYLEHGYKELTIPPTVSGDFAMEQNALHIWPRGNFMLIALPNLDKSFTCTLFFPFEGEYSFASLDTKEKMLAFFKRTFPDAVALMPTLEHDYFANPASSLVTVKCFPWSYGDKMLLLGDAAHAIVPFYGQGMNCGFEDCVILNDLMSKHKEDWQSIFKNFEAQRKPDGDAIADLAIANFVEMRDKVADAKFVLQKKIEARFAGKYPDKWIPLYTMVTYSPHIRYSTALKEGYRQEGIMQKIMSIPGIENKWDSEEVESMILKLCDSVK, encoded by the coding sequence ATGAACTCAAAAAGAACAACCATAATAGGAGCAGGACTGGTAGGTTCATTACTATCGATCTATTTAGCCAAACGTGGCTATAAGGTTTCCGTTTTTGAACGCAGGCCCGACATGCGTAAAAATCGTATTTCGGCGGGGCGTTCGATCAATCTCGCTTTATCCGATCGTGGCTGGCGGGGGCTTGAAGGGGTTGGTATTTCCGATGAAATAAAAAAAGTGGCCATACCAATGAAGGGACGCATGATCCATGCTATTGATGGGAAAACAAATTTTCAGCCCTATGGAAAAGATGAACAAGCTATTTATTCTGTGTCGCGTGGTGGGTTGAATTGTGTTTTGATGGATCTGGCTGAAAGGAACGGAGTTGAAATTCATTTTAATGAAAGGTGTACAAGCATTGATCTCAAAGTGTCCGCTGCTCATTTTGAAAATGCGGAAACGAAAAAAGGTACTACCCAAAGCGACGGTAGAATATTCGGAACGGATGGCGCGTTTTCCGTGGCGCGTACTCAAATGCAATTGTCGACTGACAGGTTCAACTACCAACAGTTTTATCTTGAGCATGGGTATAAGGAGTTAACTATACCACCCACTGTTTCGGGCGATTTCGCGATGGAACAAAATGCGTTACACATCTGGCCGCGCGGCAATTTTATGCTGATCGCTTTGCCAAATTTGGATAAGAGTTTTACCTGCACTTTGTTTTTTCCATTCGAGGGTGAATATTCTTTTGCATCGCTGGATACGAAGGAAAAGATGCTAGCCTTTTTCAAAAGGACTTTTCCTGATGCGGTGGCTTTGATGCCCACACTTGAGCATGATTATTTTGCGAACCCTGCATCTTCGCTGGTTACGGTAAAATGTTTCCCCTGGAGTTATGGTGATAAGATGCTGCTGCTGGGTGATGCAGCCCATGCTATCGTCCCGTTTTATGGACAGGGAATGAATTGTGGATTTGAGGATTGCGTTATTTTAAATGATCTGATGAGTAAGCATAAGGAAGATTGGCAAAGTATTTTCAAAAATTTCGAGGCGCAACGCAAGCCCGATGGTGATGCCATTGCCGATCTGGCCATTGCTAATTTTGTGGAAATGCGTGATAAAGTGGCGGACGCTAAATTTGTTCTTCAGAAAAAAATAGAAGCCCGTTTCGCGGGTAAATACCCCGATAAGTGGATCCCATTATATACAATGGTTACGTATAGTCCGCATATCCGTTATTCTACAGCGTTAAAAGAGGGCTACCGTCAGGAGGGAATCATGCAAAAGATCATGAGTATACCCGGAATTGAGAATAAGTGGGATAGTGAAGAAGTGGAAAGTATGATCTTAAAACTTTGTGATAGTGTTAAATGA
- a CDS encoding MBL fold metallo-hydrolase — MITIKAFTFGPFQENTYVLYDETNECVIIDPGCYDDRERNMLADFISKQKLIPKFLLNTHGHIDHVVGNKFVFEKFGLLPVIHKKDLQTLHSLETVARVYGLNAEASPEPEKFLEEGDVVKFGSSALDILFTPGHSPGSICFVSHKQKFIIGGDVLFYGSIGRTDLPGGHHQTLIDSINNKLMPLADDFSVHSGHGPVTTIGFERMNNPFLQQ, encoded by the coding sequence ATGATTACCATTAAAGCATTTACATTCGGGCCCTTCCAGGAGAACACCTATGTGTTGTATGATGAAACAAATGAATGTGTTATCATCGATCCGGGTTGTTATGATGACCGGGAACGAAACATGCTGGCAGATTTTATCAGCAAGCAAAAACTAATTCCAAAATTTTTGCTGAACACACATGGACACATTGATCATGTGGTTGGGAATAAATTTGTTTTTGAAAAATTTGGTTTGTTACCGGTAATTCATAAAAAGGACCTACAGACTTTACATTCACTTGAAACTGTTGCCAGAGTTTATGGTTTAAATGCCGAGGCTTCACCGGAACCTGAAAAATTTTTAGAAGAAGGCGATGTAGTGAAATTCGGCAGTTCAGCGTTGGATATATTATTTACACCGGGACACTCGCCCGGAAGCATTTGTTTTGTCAGTCATAAACAAAAATTTATTATCGGGGGTGATGTTTTATTTTATGGAAGCATTGGCCGTACCGACCTTCCAGGCGGACACCATCAAACGCTTATAGACAGTATCAATAACAAGCTGATGCCATTGGCTGATGATTTTTCGGTTCACTCAGGGCATGGGCCGGTAACAACAATCGGTTTTGAGCGGATGAACAACCCGTTTTTGCAACAATAA
- a CDS encoding DUF1653 domain-containing protein has product MEKESKVIKPGIYRHYKGNLYEVISSVRHSETLEELILYKALYKSEGENLWVRPKKMFGEHVEVEGKKVLRFTFVE; this is encoded by the coding sequence ATGGAAAAAGAAAGCAAAGTAATAAAACCCGGAATATACCGCCATTATAAAGGAAACCTATATGAGGTAATCAGCAGTGTACGTCACAGCGAAACACTTGAAGAACTTATTCTTTATAAAGCACTATATAAATCTGAAGGCGAAAACCTGTGGGTGCGACCCAAAAAAATGTTCGGGGAACATGTTGAGGTAGAAGGGAAAAAAGTTTTAAGGTTTACTTTTGTGGAGTAG
- a CDS encoding PKD domain-containing protein: MCINNTVNFKNTGSSGSGVTHSWTIKEIYGVTGTTVDWSYTFLSAGTYSITHTVTNAGCTATVTSTVTVINCSAPTVTAAGTPICPGECATVTSIGTGGTTPYTYSWSNGSSTQNINPCPATTTTYTVTIQDKNGTSSTSTAVVTVNPAVTASTTVTNITCSGSSNGTATGNPGNGTPGYAYSWSNGSIASQISNLTSQIYTVTITDSKGCSAISTASIVSPPPLKALFSKGTASCISCGCKEWTMVNASGGTSPYSYSWPDGYDRRYKNHLCPGAYTINIKDKNGCSVNVNLTAP, from the coding sequence GTGTGCATAAACAATACTGTAAATTTTAAAAACACAGGATCTTCTGGTTCCGGCGTAACTCACTCCTGGACCATTAAAGAAATTTATGGGGTAACAGGCACCACAGTTGACTGGTCTTATACATTTTTAAGCGCAGGTACTTATAGCATTACTCATACTGTTACAAATGCGGGCTGTACAGCAACTGTAACGAGTACAGTAACTGTAATTAATTGTTCTGCCCCAACTGTAACAGCAGCCGGCACCCCAATTTGCCCGGGCGAATGCGCTACTGTAACTTCTATAGGAACAGGTGGCACTACTCCATACACTTATTCATGGAGCAATGGCAGCTCAACACAGAATATCAATCCATGCCCGGCTACAACCACTACTTACACAGTGACAATACAAGATAAAAACGGTACCAGCTCAACTTCAACAGCTGTCGTAACAGTAAATCCTGCAGTTACTGCAAGTACAACGGTTACCAATATTACCTGTAGCGGGAGTAGTAATGGAACGGCAACCGGCAACCCCGGAAATGGCACACCGGGCTATGCATATAGTTGGAGCAATGGCAGTATAGCATCTCAAATTTCAAATCTCACGTCTCAAATCTACACCGTCACAATTACTGATTCTAAAGGATGTTCAGCCATCTCTACCGCATCAATAGTTTCACCTCCGCCACTAAAGGCATTATTTTCCAAAGGCACAGCCTCCTGTATAAGTTGTGGCTGTAAAGAATGGACAATGGTAAACGCAAGCGGAGGCACAAGCCCCTACTCCTATTCGTGGCCCGATGGATATGACAGAAGGTACAAAAATCATCTTTGTCCGGGAGCTTACACTATAAATATTAAAGATAAGAACGGATGCAGTGTGAATGTTAATTTAACAGCGCCGTAA
- the tnpA gene encoding IS200/IS605 family transposase: MANTYTQLYIHIIFAVKNRSTLIKKVWKEDLEKYIAGIVQNHRHKLLAIGTMPDHIHIFIGYNVNQLIPDLVENIKTSSNDWIRKNGLTKFKFEWQKGYGAFSHSRSQLDTVVRYVLSQEQHHKKNSFRSEYLELLRKYEIEFKEEYVFEFMKGVNGWE; encoded by the coding sequence ATGGCAAACACATATACGCAACTATACATTCACATCATTTTTGCTGTTAAGAACCGAAGTACCCTGATTAAGAAGGTTTGGAAAGAGGACCTTGAAAAATACATTGCCGGAATTGTTCAAAACCACAGACATAAATTATTGGCTATTGGGACAATGCCGGATCATATTCATATTTTTATCGGTTATAATGTGAATCAATTGATACCTGATCTTGTCGAAAATATAAAAACATCGAGTAATGATTGGATCAGGAAAAATGGATTGACAAAGTTTAAATTTGAATGGCAAAAGGGTTATGGTGCATTTTCACATTCTCGTTCCCAATTAGATACGGTTGTCAGATATGTTTTGTCACAGGAACAGCATCATAAGAAGAATTCATTCCGGTCTGAGTATTTGGAACTGCTGCGTAAATATGAAATAGAATTTAAAGAGGAGTATGTTTTTGAATTTATGAAGGGTGTAAATGGTTGGGAGTAA
- a CDS encoding amidohydrolase — translation MSDLKERVRSLAAQYFKEVVEIRRHLHANPELSFEEFKTSAFIASRLKAFNIPFTDGYVKTGIVALIKGKNPDKRTIALRADIDALPIKEENKVPYCSTNPGVMHACGHDVHTSSLIGSAKILNELRNEFEGTVKLIFQPGEEKLPGGASLMIKEGVLEDPRPKSILAQHVFTSMEAGKVGFRSGMYMASTDELYVTVKGKGGHAAMVRAYISPLLITSEILLELNREFMLTPQKDNIPTVLAFGRMIGNGVTNVIPNEVQLEGTFRTMNENWRKEAHIKMKNIAESIAKKWGGTCDFNIATGYPLLTNDAQTTMRAKESAIAYLGAENVEDLDLRMTGEDFSYYTQHIPACFYRLGTANKSKGITSGVHTSTFDIDERALETGMGLMTWIALNELKGN, via the coding sequence ATGTCTGATTTAAAAGAACGCGTCAGATCATTGGCTGCTCAATACTTCAAAGAAGTAGTTGAGATAAGGCGCCACCTGCATGCCAATCCCGAACTTTCGTTCGAAGAGTTTAAGACCTCCGCTTTTATTGCCTCCAGGTTAAAGGCATTCAATATTCCGTTTACGGACGGTTATGTTAAAACCGGGATCGTTGCATTAATAAAAGGAAAAAATCCGGACAAAAGGACGATTGCACTCCGTGCTGATATTGATGCGTTGCCGATCAAAGAAGAGAATAAAGTTCCTTACTGTTCAACCAATCCGGGTGTTATGCATGCCTGCGGACACGATGTACACACATCCTCTTTAATTGGTTCTGCAAAAATATTGAATGAGTTGAGAAATGAATTTGAAGGAACTGTTAAACTGATCTTTCAGCCTGGCGAGGAAAAACTTCCGGGTGGCGCTTCATTAATGATAAAGGAAGGAGTGCTTGAAGATCCAAGACCGAAAAGTATTTTGGCTCAGCATGTATTTACTTCTATGGAAGCCGGGAAAGTGGGTTTCCGCAGCGGAATGTATATGGCATCTACGGATGAGTTATATGTAACTGTAAAGGGTAAAGGTGGTCATGCTGCAATGGTGCGTGCGTATATCAGTCCGCTCCTGATCACTTCTGAAATTTTGCTTGAGTTGAACAGGGAGTTTATGCTTACTCCGCAAAAGGATAATATTCCTACAGTTTTAGCTTTTGGAAGAATGATCGGGAATGGTGTAACAAATGTCATTCCTAATGAAGTTCAACTGGAAGGAACTTTTCGCACCATGAATGAGAATTGGAGAAAAGAAGCACATATAAAAATGAAGAATATTGCTGAAAGCATAGCGAAGAAATGGGGTGGAACATGTGATTTTAATATCGCTACGGGTTATCCGTTGTTGACCAATGATGCGCAAACAACAATGCGGGCAAAGGAATCAGCAATTGCCTATTTAGGAGCGGAGAATGTGGAGGATCTTGATCTGCGCATGACCGGTGAAGACTTCTCTTATTATACACAACATATACCTGCCTGTTTTTACAGATTGGGGACCGCCAATAAGTCAAAAGGAATTACTTCAGGAGTTCATACATCCACATTCGATATCGATGAGCGGGCCCTTGAAACGGGCATGGGACTAATGACCTGGATCGCGTTGAACGAATTAAAAGGCAACTGA